Proteins from one Candidatus Neomarinimicrobiota bacterium genomic window:
- a CDS encoding response regulator yields the protein MNDSMTGFWIISTRGVIHSIDNVTRQYFGTAADDLIGLSVFKLLLENACADLTQFLIEKEGSDLSKKTSLEFYGRYQNSKLSLRVIQGYSGESPPDRLICIVKIGTHQSMLPESGGFEHLSIPGNIEILNYIELGICRVDEHGQIIESGTFCNTMFGQEKGNGLVGQSIIDMGIVTPTWWQKYTQKDNDGKVFSDIRSVRVLPKDRMRYFRITGHQEIPGGTRPVYRLFFQDITVVKELERELLQAQKMEAAGRLSSGIAHDFKNIMNAIIGYTQLLQMDDLVRSDQQSHKNLLRILEMSHRAVDLVQKLSRFTRQPDPGNSRCQVNGAIQEVAEMLKHTTSKELNIHINFDSEYVTAKINPVEFQQVLMNLALNAWDAMEDSKELFIQTKSVQFDEEMECYPLNVLPGEYVKVDIQDHGMGMDERTLRRVFDPFYTTKQAEKGTGLGLAITKSILENYHSGVHVESEPGKGTTFSLYMPRYTEDHAKSDRIIDPGFNYALKEVFTILVVDDELHLREMQEQFLTSLGQNVLTAEDGRKGLDFCEVHSDIIDLILLDIKMPRMTGVEMLRNLRKFEPDIPVLIVTGYITEEEKRECQNFGVAGFLEKPYSFNNLTDRLIRILSDRTPKQQIVS from the coding sequence ATGAATGACTCAATGACTGGATTCTGGATAATTAGCACCCGTGGTGTCATCCATTCAATAGATAACGTAACCCGACAGTACTTCGGTACCGCTGCTGACGATTTAATCGGTTTGTCGGTGTTTAAATTGTTGCTGGAAAACGCTTGTGCCGATCTTACGCAGTTTTTAATTGAGAAGGAAGGTTCTGACTTATCCAAAAAAACGTCGCTGGAATTTTATGGCAGATACCAGAATTCAAAATTATCGCTGCGGGTTATTCAGGGCTATTCCGGTGAATCTCCACCGGACAGGCTCATCTGCATCGTCAAAATAGGAACCCACCAATCGATGCTGCCGGAGTCAGGTGGATTTGAACACCTTAGTATTCCTGGTAATATCGAGATTTTGAATTATATCGAGTTAGGGATATGTCGGGTCGATGAGCATGGGCAGATTATTGAATCAGGTACTTTTTGTAACACAATGTTCGGCCAGGAAAAGGGTAACGGATTAGTGGGGCAGTCGATAATCGATATGGGCATCGTGACGCCAACCTGGTGGCAAAAGTATACCCAAAAGGATAACGATGGAAAAGTGTTCTCCGATATTCGTTCGGTTCGTGTATTACCAAAAGACCGGATGCGGTATTTCCGTATTACAGGTCACCAGGAAATTCCCGGGGGAACACGGCCCGTGTACCGGTTATTTTTTCAGGATATTACGGTGGTCAAAGAATTAGAGCGGGAACTGCTTCAGGCACAAAAGATGGAGGCGGCAGGTCGATTATCCAGCGGGATTGCCCATGATTTTAAGAATATCATGAATGCCATAATTGGCTACACGCAATTACTGCAGATGGATGACCTGGTGCGGTCAGACCAGCAGTCACATAAAAACTTACTCAGGATACTGGAAATGAGCCATCGGGCGGTAGACCTCGTCCAAAAGCTGTCCAGGTTTACACGACAGCCTGATCCAGGTAATTCCAGATGTCAGGTGAACGGCGCGATTCAGGAGGTGGCGGAAATGCTGAAACATACCACCTCCAAAGAATTGAATATCCATATCAATTTTGACTCGGAGTACGTCACCGCCAAAATTAATCCGGTGGAGTTTCAACAGGTATTGATGAACCTGGCGCTTAATGCCTGGGATGCCATGGAGGATTCCAAAGAACTCTTTATTCAGACCAAATCCGTTCAATTCGACGAGGAGATGGAATGTTATCCACTGAATGTCTTGCCCGGGGAATACGTGAAAGTCGATATCCAGGATCACGGGATGGGCATGGATGAGCGCACACTCCGCCGGGTCTTCGATCCTTTTTACACCACGAAGCAGGCAGAGAAGGGCACCGGGCTCGGTTTAGCTATCACAAAATCCATTTTGGAGAATTATCATTCAGGGGTTCACGTGGAATCAGAGCCCGGCAAGGGAACGACATTCTCGTTATATATGCCCCGCTACACAGAAGATCACGCAAAAAGTGACCGGATCATTGATCCCGGTTTCAATTACGCCCTGAAAGAAGTGTTCACCATTCTGGTTGTCGATGATGAATTGCATCTCCGGGAAATGCAGGAACAGTTTTTAACTTCCCTTGGGCAAAACGTATTGACGGCTGAAGATGGCCGGAAAGGGCTCGATTTCTGTGAAGTGCATAGCGATATCATCGATTTGATACTGTTGGATATAAAGATGCCACGGATGACAGGCGTCGAGATGCTCAGAAATCTCCGTAAATTTGAACCCGACATCCCGGTGTTAATTGTCACCGGGTACATTACAGAAGAAGAAAAGCGCGAATGCCAAAATTTTGGCGTGGCTGGTTTTCTGGAAAAACCGTATTCATTTAATAACCTGACTGATCGCCTCATTCGTATATTATCCGATCGTACCCCCAAGCAACAAATTGTTAGTTAA